One window of the Rhipicephalus microplus isolate Deutch F79 chromosome 2, USDA_Rmic, whole genome shotgun sequence genome contains the following:
- the LOC142774984 gene encoding uncharacterized protein LOC142774984 codes for MWDILGIGVKSGKITSKLQHPVDSYRYLHFMSDFPHLQKCVRNTLLKGPLSTPNGKVSIEPVKKAYEMDCNNVTLKAMPGLTSVHLNPNNFEKMRVNYAFQLFGNLVITGLQFYKGRFEPPWDKIDATLSFFK; via the exons ATGTGGGACATCCTGGGAATCGGCGTGAAGTCGGGCAAGATCACCAGCAAGCTTCAGCACCCCGTTGATTCTTACCGTTACCTTCACTTCATGTCGGATTTTCCCCATCTGCAGAAATGTGTAAGGAACACACTCCTCAAAGGCCCTCTGAGTACTCCAAATGGCAAG GTTTCCATCGAGCCTGTAAAGAAAGCGTACGAAATGGATTGCAACAACGTCACCCTGAAAGCTATGCCTGGCCTTACATCTGTGCACCTAAATCCTAACAACTTTGAAAAGATGAGAGTGAACTACGCCTTTCAGCTTTTTGGTAACCTTGTGATCACTGGCCTCCAGTTTTACAAAGGCAGATTTGAGCCTCCATGGGACAAGATTGACGCAACGTTGTCATTTTTCAAATAA